A region from the Dryobates pubescens isolate bDryPub1 chromosome 39, bDryPub1.pri, whole genome shotgun sequence genome encodes:
- the SH3BP5L gene encoding SH3 domain-binding protein 5-like, which yields MEESRSGLELPAPISSCLQPSISSGFSLSWDSSSLSWKDQREGVGREAAEESWRDGVEQLLQVTLREPSAAPGLLHRHATERPWRCPRGRAELQGRLRPAVPAAAPARLETPWRKGFSRRQPQLEKAPGRGPCTAAAILRRDSSVVKEDGGTLPPTPPPRSRSRLKDGGARRIPAVDCSPILPFPSLLDSTGKRGRRQETAGRGSSGRRHVLGGLEEEGGVALGDGGEQAKSSPQKVVEKEEEEEEEEELDPRIQEELEHLNQANEEINRVELQLDEARTAYRRILSESARKLNAEGSQLGNCIERARPYYEARRLAKEAQQETQKAALRYERAVSMHNAAREMVLVAEQGVMADKNRLDPTWQEMLNHATCKVNEAEEERLRSEREHQRVTQLCQQAEAKVQALQKSLKRVILKSKPYFELKAQFNQILEEHKSKVTSLEQLVGQAKTRYKVALRNLEEISEQIHARRLQRLLQHRAPPVGAEAAPHHHHRHQEGAQDVEGEARGSHLGAEGPPLDTISVLSLQTIASDLQKFDSVEHLLGFSDATSLNSQELEEQPRGGAQGVFRHHRSISL from the exons atggaggaaaGTAGGTCAggcttggagctgcctgctcccatcagctcctgcctccagccGAGCATCTCCTCGGgcttcagcctgtcctgggaCTCCTCCAGCTTGAG CTGGAAGGACCAAAGAGAAGGAGTGGGGCGAGAGGCAGCCGAGGAGTCCTGGCGGGATGGTGtggagcagcttctgcaggtCACCCTGCGGGAGCCCAgcgctgctcctgggctgctccatCGCCACGCCACGGAGCGGCCCTGGCGCTGCCCCCGGGGCCGGGCGGAGCTCCAGGGGCGGCTCCGACCTGCAGTCCCAGCGGCGGCTCCGGCGCGGCTGGAGACCCCCTGGAGGAAGGGCTTCAGCCGccggcagccccagctggagaaggctcccg GCCGAGGCCCTTGCACGGCAGCCGCCATCTTGCGGCGCGACAGCAGCGTCGTAAAAGAAGATGGCGGCacactcccccccaccccgccgcCCCGCTCCCGGTCTCGCCTTAAGGACGGCGGCGCCAGACGGATCCCGGCGGTTGATTGCTCACCGATCCTCCCCTTCCCGAGCCTGTTAGACAGCACCGGGAAGCGGGGGAGACGGCAGGAGACCGCCGGGAGAGGAAGCTCTGGGCGCCGCCATGTT ctgggggggttggaggaggaagggggagtggcTTTAGGGGACGGAGGGGAGCAAGCCAAGAGCTCCCCCCAAAAAGtggtggagaaggaagaggaggaggaagaggaggaagagttgGACCCCCGCAtacag gaggagctggagcacctgaaCCAGGCCAATGAGGAGATCAACCGCGTGGAGCTCCAGCTGGAC GAGGCTCGCACCGCCTACCGCCGCATCCTCTCCGAGTCCGCGCGGAAGCTCAACGCTGagggctcccagctgggcaACTGCATCGAGAGGGCCAGGCCCTACTACGAGGCAAGAAGGTTGGCCAAGGAG GCCCAGCAGGAGACCCAGAAGGCAGCGCTGCGCTACGAGCGGGCGGTCAGCATGCACAACGCCGCCCGCGAGATGGTGCTGGTGGCCGAGCAGGGGGTGATGGCCGACAAGAACAGGTTGGATCCCACCTGGCAGGAGATGCTCAACCATGCCACCTGCAAG GTGAacgaggcagaggaggagcgcCTGAGGAGCGAGCGAGAGCACCAGAGggtcacccagctctgccagcaggctgaggccaAGGTCCAggctctccagaagtccctcaAGAGAGTCATCCTCAAGAGCAAGCCCTACTTTGAGTTGAAGGCCCAGTTCAACCAGATCCTGGAG GAGCACAAGTCGAAGGTGACCTCCTTGGAGCAGCTGGTGGGCCAGGCCAAGACTCGCTACAAGGTGGCCCTGCGGAACCTGGAGGAGATCAGCGAGCAGATCCACGCCCGGCGCCTCCAGCGCCTCCTCCAGCACCGGGCTCCCCCCGTGGGAGCCGAGGCcgctccccaccaccaccaccgccACCAGGAAGGTGCTCAAGATGTTGAAGGAGAAGCCAGAGGAAGCCATTTGGGTGCTGAAGGTCCACCTCTGGACACCATCTCTGTCTTGAGTCTCCAAACCATCGCCTCCGACCTCCAGAAGTTCGATTCCGTGGAGCATCTCCTGGGCTTCTCGGACGCCACCAGCCTCAACAGCCAGGAACTGGAAGAGCAACCAAGAGGTGGTGCTCAGGGGGTCTTCAGGCACCACAGGAGCATCAGCCTCTAG